The following are encoded in a window of Pseudomonadota bacterium genomic DNA:
- the smc gene encoding chromosome segregation protein SMC, whose amino-acid sequence RMKIKKLEVSGFKSFVDRTVLVFDHAMTCVVGPNGCGKSNIVDAMRWVLGEQSAKQLRGRNMEDVIFNGCETRGPHSFAEVTLTFDNSAGLAPPDYADYAEIAVTRRLDRDGNSDYLINKTPVRLLDVTNLFLGTGVGRKAYSTIEQGRIGMIVSARPEDRRAVIEEAAGITKFKFKKRAAERKMEQTRQNLLRVSDIIGEIENTLASLKRQAQKARRYRRYREEIRDLELWVGCVRWLELTSSHQFVCAQLVLFEKERQGAKTRLGASEAEFEAERLALQELEGRVERAQTAAYELDNTVQLLQTRCDHEQQRQQTLGEREAAAITEREGVCRHGRELADECRSLRDKLVALDSTQQERAAGLEQEQKRLDEARQQAQEAEEALRSVREALAEARSRKARAEAVLAGFGRRREETRQRLSRLELERERLNLRIDELLEKANEHTAHLHGLRTASQQIGTRREQLDNELSALLEQSHLSDQQLEALRAELAAKRSRLRSLEEIQQRFEGVGAGVRAVMTRYGADQAALQAAGVLGLVADRIECPAELTSALAGALAEKLQYIVVGGLEAGVQAVRFLCDTKQGRATLIPQHPSPWTFGTEDRASEPRLQAPDRDGVIGYLAELVDCAAEDRTLVRHLLGSYLAVRDMAVALELHHGDRAGPNVHALVTLDGQVLDRAGGIVGGQGDSTGEHMLAMKREVRELHDVVSRLEEQMSGSVERHRELRVGVVERQAMLEAVRSKGHELEISVVKAERDHKRAEEATAEARARAQQTATEILELERALDLALEEQSACQTECQGAQSAEHSALASLAGAEQIHAERRSRAEAHAAEVTELRVGVAQAGEQVQSQRLALERLERSSAELDQRATRLAEDAAQFEREQQELAQRLVEMRETLGARVTEAVEAHDRLASLRDDYEQARAALGTAEHALRELRGSIEEANKRGSTLALKEREIALELGHLLEQVGERHRVNLKAELIEHHARGLPDAGVKQRIDELHAVVQRMGEINLTAIEEYEQRAERHSYLTRQRTDLETALAQLEKAIRQMNRESRRLFQETFDAVNARFQKMYPRMFGGGKGELRLTDPQDLLESGIDIVAMPPGKKLGSMELMSGGEKALTAVSLIFAIFQYKPSPFCLLDEVDAPLDEANVGRFCEVIRDMTQHSQFILITHSKRTMEAADVLYGVTMETAGISKLVSVELADRDVEPVAVPEEEAVAFA is encoded by the coding sequence CGCCAAGCAGCTGCGCGGCCGGAACATGGAGGACGTCATCTTCAACGGCTGCGAAACGCGCGGGCCGCACAGCTTCGCCGAGGTAACGCTAACTTTCGACAACAGCGCCGGCTTGGCGCCACCCGACTACGCGGACTACGCGGAGATCGCCGTCACGCGCAGGTTGGACCGCGACGGCAACAGCGACTACTTGATCAACAAGACCCCGGTTAGGTTGCTAGACGTCACCAACCTCTTTCTGGGCACCGGCGTCGGACGAAAGGCCTACTCGACCATTGAACAGGGTAGGATCGGCATGATCGTCTCGGCCCGGCCGGAGGACCGGCGAGCCGTCATCGAGGAAGCCGCGGGGATCACCAAGTTCAAGTTCAAGAAACGAGCGGCGGAACGCAAGATGGAGCAGACGCGGCAGAACCTGCTGCGCGTGAGCGACATCATCGGCGAGATCGAAAACACGCTGGCATCCCTCAAGCGTCAGGCCCAGAAAGCGCGGCGCTATCGGCGCTATCGCGAGGAGATCCGCGACCTGGAGCTATGGGTCGGCTGCGTCCGCTGGCTTGAGCTCACAAGCTCGCACCAGTTCGTGTGCGCCCAACTGGTGCTATTCGAAAAGGAAAGGCAAGGCGCCAAAACCCGCCTCGGAGCCAGCGAGGCAGAGTTCGAGGCCGAGCGCTTGGCGCTACAGGAGCTGGAAGGGCGTGTGGAACGGGCGCAGACCGCAGCCTACGAGTTGGACAACACAGTGCAGCTGCTCCAAACGCGCTGCGACCATGAGCAGCAGCGGCAACAGACCCTTGGTGAACGTGAGGCAGCGGCGATCACCGAACGTGAAGGCGTTTGCAGGCATGGACGGGAACTTGCCGACGAGTGTCGGAGCTTGCGTGACAAGCTGGTGGCGTTGGACAGCACGCAACAGGAGCGCGCGGCCGGCTTGGAGCAGGAGCAGAAACGGCTCGATGAGGCGCGCCAACAGGCCCAGGAAGCCGAGGAGGCGTTGCGCAGTGTCCGCGAGGCGTTGGCGGAAGCGCGCAGCCGCAAGGCTCGAGCCGAGGCCGTGCTCGCGGGCTTCGGTCGTAGGCGCGAGGAGACGAGGCAGCGACTGTCCCGACTCGAGCTCGAGCGCGAACGCCTGAACCTGCGCATCGACGAGCTCCTTGAAAAGGCGAACGAGCACACGGCTCACCTGCATGGGTTGCGCACCGCAAGCCAGCAGATCGGCACGCGCCGGGAGCAGCTCGACAACGAGTTGAGCGCGCTCTTGGAACAGAGCCACCTCAGCGATCAACAGCTCGAGGCCCTGCGCGCCGAACTGGCCGCCAAGCGCTCGCGCCTGCGATCGCTCGAGGAGATCCAGCAGCGCTTCGAAGGCGTCGGAGCGGGTGTACGCGCTGTGATGACACGCTACGGCGCCGACCAAGCAGCGCTGCAGGCCGCCGGTGTGCTGGGCCTGGTAGCCGATCGTATCGAGTGTCCAGCCGAGCTTACCAGTGCCCTGGCAGGAGCACTCGCCGAGAAGCTGCAGTACATCGTCGTTGGCGGGCTCGAGGCAGGCGTTCAGGCAGTACGCTTCTTGTGCGACACCAAGCAGGGCCGGGCAACCTTGATCCCCCAGCACCCGAGTCCCTGGACATTCGGGACCGAGGACCGAGCATCCGAGCCACGCCTGCAAGCGCCGGATCGAGATGGCGTCATCGGCTACCTTGCCGAGCTCGTGGACTGCGCGGCAGAGGATCGCACGCTCGTTCGCCACCTGCTGGGAAGCTATCTGGCAGTCAGGGACATGGCTGTGGCCTTGGAGCTGCATCATGGTGATCGTGCCGGGCCCAACGTGCACGCGCTGGTGACGCTGGATGGGCAGGTGCTGGATCGGGCAGGTGGCATCGTCGGCGGGCAGGGCGACAGCACCGGCGAGCATATGCTCGCGATGAAGCGTGAGGTGCGGGAGCTGCACGACGTGGTGAGCAGGCTCGAAGAGCAGATGAGTGGCTCGGTGGAGCGGCACCGCGAGCTTCGCGTTGGCGTTGTAGAGCGCCAGGCCATGCTCGAGGCGGTTCGCTCCAAGGGACACGAGCTCGAGATCTCGGTGGTCAAGGCAGAGCGTGACCACAAACGCGCCGAGGAGGCAACGGCAGAAGCACGTGCGCGCGCACAGCAGACGGCAACCGAGATCCTCGAGCTGGAGCGGGCGCTCGATCTCGCGCTGGAGGAACAATCCGCCTGCCAGACTGAATGCCAGGGCGCGCAGAGCGCGGAGCATTCGGCGCTGGCCAGCCTGGCGGGCGCCGAGCAAATCCATGCCGAACGGCGCTCCCGCGCTGAGGCGCACGCCGCCGAGGTGACGGAGCTGCGTGTTGGCGTCGCCCAGGCGGGCGAGCAGGTGCAGAGCCAGCGACTGGCGCTCGAGCGGCTCGAGCGCTCGAGCGCCGAGCTCGATCAGCGAGCGACACGGCTCGCCGAGGACGCCGCACAGTTCGAGCGGGAGCAGCAGGAACTGGCTCAGCGCCTCGTCGAAATGCGCGAGACGCTGGGCGCTCGCGTCACCGAGGCAGTCGAGGCCCACGACCGGTTGGCCTCGCTGCGCGACGACTACGAGCAAGCACGTGCGGCCCTGGGAACGGCAGAGCACGCGCTGCGCGAGTTGCGCGGATCCATCGAAGAAGCCAACAAGCGGGGCAGCACCCTGGCCCTCAAGGAACGCGAGATTGCGCTCGAGCTTGGGCACCTGCTCGAGCAGGTCGGGGAGCGACATCGCGTCAACCTGAAGGCCGAGCTGATCGAGCATCACGCCCGCGGGCTGCCCGATGCGGGGGTCAAGCAGCGCATTGATGAGCTGCACGCGGTGGTTCAGCGCATGGGCGAGATCAACCTGACGGCCATCGAGGAGTACGAACAGCGTGCCGAGCGCCACAGCTATCTAACGAGGCAACGCACCGATCTGGAGACGGCGCTGGCCCAACTCGAAAAGGCGATCCGACAGATGAATCGCGAGAGCCGGCGCTTGTTCCAGGAAACCTTCGACGCGGTCAACGCACGCTTCCAGAAGATGTATCCACGAATGTTTGGCGGAGGCAAGGGAGAGCTGCGCCTGACCGACCCTCAAGACCTGCTCGAGTCAGGCATCGATATCGTAGCCATGCCCCCTGGCAAGAAGCTGGGCTCGATGGAGCTCATGAGCGGCGGGGAGAAGGCGCTCACGGCCGTCTCGCTCATCTTCGCCATCTTCCAGTACAAGCCGAGTCCTTTTTGCCTGCTCGACGAGGTAGACGCTCCCTTGGATGAGGCCAACGTGGGCAGGTTCTGCGAAGTCATTCGTGACATGACCCAGCATTCTCAGTTCATTCTAATAACGCACTCCAAGCGGACCATGGAGGCGGCGGATGTGCTCTACGGGGTTACGATGGAAACGGCTGGAATCTCCAAGCTCGTGAGCGTGGAGCTGGCAGACCGCGACGTGGAGCCAGTCGCTGTTCCCGAGGAGGAAGCGGTTGCATTTGCCTAG
- the rfbB gene encoding dTDP-glucose 4,6-dehydratase, giving the protein MRILVTGGAGFIGANFLNLLVPRHPEHHFVNADKLTYAANLLSLESLAQAPNYTLECVDIAQREAVDYLFATHQPELVIHFAAESHVDRSIAGPGAFVETNVRGTFVLLEACRQHWEDGSGVFHHVSTDEVYGSLGQRGRFSEQSRYDPSSPYSATKAASDHLVRAYCRTYGLAVKITNCSNNYGPFQFPEKLIPLMILNALERKPLPVYGSGANVRDWLYVEDHCRALWEVVNRGRVGETYNIGGSEERRNLEVVRNVCRVVAEETGTQDDLEGLIAFVDDRPGHDLRYAVDASKLGQELGWRPRESFESGLRKTVRWYLSNTPWVDSVRTGEYREWIRRNYAGRSVRG; this is encoded by the coding sequence ATGCGGATTCTGGTAACCGGAGGCGCCGGATTCATTGGCGCCAATTTCTTGAACTTGTTGGTACCACGACACCCGGAACACCACTTCGTCAATGCGGATAAGCTGACGTATGCTGCCAACCTCCTAAGCCTTGAGTCCCTAGCGCAGGCGCCTAACTATACCCTGGAGTGCGTGGACATCGCTCAGCGCGAAGCAGTGGACTATCTGTTCGCGACACATCAGCCGGAGCTGGTGATTCATTTCGCCGCCGAGAGTCATGTCGATCGCAGTATTGCCGGCCCGGGAGCCTTCGTGGAAACCAACGTGCGGGGCACGTTTGTTCTGCTGGAGGCATGTCGGCAGCATTGGGAAGATGGCAGCGGCGTGTTTCATCACGTCAGTACCGATGAGGTCTACGGCTCTCTCGGCCAGCGGGGGCGTTTCAGCGAGCAGTCGCGTTACGATCCGTCGAGCCCCTACTCGGCGACGAAAGCCGCGTCCGATCATCTCGTGCGAGCGTACTGCCGCACGTACGGGCTGGCGGTGAAGATCACGAATTGCTCGAACAATTATGGCCCGTTTCAGTTTCCGGAGAAGCTCATCCCCCTGATGATCTTGAATGCTCTGGAGCGCAAGCCGCTGCCGGTTTATGGCAGCGGCGCCAACGTGCGCGACTGGCTGTACGTCGAGGATCACTGCAGGGCGCTGTGGGAGGTCGTCAACCGTGGTCGCGTGGGCGAGACCTACAACATCGGCGGCAGTGAGGAGCGTCGCAATCTGGAGGTGGTTCGCAACGTCTGCCGCGTGGTGGCTGAAGAGACTGGCACACAGGATGACCTGGAGGGCTTGATCGCCTTTGTGGATGATCGTCCAGGTCACGATCTGCGCTACGCAGTGGACGCCTCCAAGCTTGGTCAGGAGCTCGGATGGCGGCCGCGAGAGAGCTTTGAGTCGGGCTTGCGCAAGACGGTCCGCTGGTACTTGAGCAATACTCCCTGGGTTGACTCGGTTCGAACGGGCGAGTACCGCGAATGGATCCGGAGAAACTACGCCGGGCGTTCGGTGCGCGGGTGA
- the rfbC gene encoding dTDP-4-dehydrorhamnose 3,5-epimerase, which translates to MKVRSLELPEVLLIEPKIFEDRRGCFLETWSKERYEEAGLGERFVQDNASLSMQGTLRGLHLQHPHGQGKLVFVLEGEVFDVAVDVRRGSPRFGRWLGWQLSCTNMHQLYIPPGFAHGFCVTSSKAVFVYKCTESYRPEAELGIRYDDTDIGISWPVDQPIVSEKDAKNARLAELDPTLLPPFVPEL; encoded by the coding sequence ATGAAAGTGAGGTCGCTCGAGCTACCGGAGGTCCTGTTGATCGAGCCCAAGATCTTCGAGGATAGGCGCGGCTGTTTCCTCGAGACGTGGTCAAAGGAGCGCTACGAAGAAGCGGGCTTGGGCGAGCGCTTCGTTCAAGACAACGCCTCGCTATCCATGCAGGGGACCCTGAGGGGACTGCACCTTCAGCATCCGCACGGACAGGGAAAGCTTGTATTCGTGCTGGAGGGTGAGGTTTTTGATGTCGCCGTAGACGTGCGCCGGGGATCGCCGCGTTTTGGTCGATGGCTTGGGTGGCAACTGTCCTGCACCAATATGCACCAGCTCTATATTCCTCCCGGCTTTGCTCACGGGTTTTGCGTGACGAGCAGCAAGGCCGTCTTTGTCTACAAATGCACCGAGAGCTATCGACCGGAGGCGGAGCTTGGGATCCGCTACGACGACACCGACATCGGTATCTCGTGGCCCGTTGACCAACCTATCGTGTCCGAAAAGGACGCGAAGAATGCTCGACTGGCCGAGTTGGACCCGACGCTGCTACCCCCGTTCGTGCCGGAGCTTTGA
- the rfbD gene encoding dTDP-4-dehydrorhamnose reductase: MADRDADVVLLGADGMLGRAFRERMAAAGLRVRAPAQSALDLTRLGSIEQGLGEPRVVVNCAAHSDVDAAEEHGPLATAVNGTGVGWLAQVCAARGALLVHFSTDYVFDGLATSPYTVDHQVMPINAYGRSKARGEELLRQSGCRYLLIRTSWLYAPWGRNFVRTISSLAQQRNVLRVVDDQRGRPSSALGLTRITLALLDTEALGAYHVCDGGMCSWYEFAREIVAQRKLACRVEPCSSPEFPRPARRPAWSVLDLSQTESRIGPMTHWKKALAEVLGRL, encoded by the coding sequence GTGGCCGATCGGGATGCCGACGTCGTGTTGCTTGGCGCCGACGGAATGCTCGGCAGGGCGTTTCGAGAGCGGATGGCCGCCGCAGGCCTGCGTGTGCGGGCGCCGGCGCAGAGCGCCCTCGATCTGACCCGTCTCGGTAGCATCGAGCAGGGGCTGGGTGAGCCTCGCGTAGTCGTCAATTGCGCTGCCCACAGCGATGTGGATGCAGCCGAAGAGCACGGTCCGTTGGCGACGGCTGTTAACGGCACCGGTGTAGGTTGGCTGGCGCAGGTCTGCGCGGCGAGAGGGGCGCTGCTCGTGCACTTCAGCACGGACTACGTGTTCGACGGCCTGGCGACTTCCCCTTATACGGTCGACCACCAGGTCATGCCTATCAACGCTTACGGTCGGAGCAAGGCGCGGGGCGAGGAGCTGCTCCGCCAGAGCGGCTGCCGTTACCTGCTGATACGAACCAGCTGGTTGTACGCGCCCTGGGGACGCAATTTCGTCCGCACGATTTCGAGCTTGGCACAGCAGCGCAACGTCTTGCGCGTGGTCGATGATCAGCGCGGCAGGCCGAGCAGCGCCCTGGGACTCACCCGGATCACGCTGGCACTGCTCGACACGGAGGCGCTGGGTGCCTACCACGTCTGCGACGGGGGCATGTGCTCCTGGTACGAATTCGCGAGGGAGATCGTGGCGCAGCGTAAGCTCGCCTGCCGCGTCGAGCCTTGCAGCAGCCCGGAGTTTCCTCGACCCGCGCGGCGGCCAGCCTGGAGCGTCCTTGATCTGAGTCAAACGGAGTCGAGAATCGGCCCCATGACACACTGGAAGAAGGCCCTTGCCGAGGTCCTAGGCCGCCTTTGA
- a CDS encoding response regulator, with translation MKALICDDDRMARRLFTQVLSERGHDVTEVDSGEQALAACARNRFELLLIDWVLPQMDGLQLTRALRTLAGGDEPVIIVLTGRDKEEHIRSALDAGADDYINKPVDRALLSTRLTIAERSAIERTQRKLVGQRLANLEISFRKLIEESPDVIIVHRAGRIEYVNRAVLSSLGYASEQQLIGRSYETLLHPDELEVHRSRMRELARTDEPTRPLKQRFMRMSGESASVEVVSLQLDFAGKPAMVTVGRDLSERERTEKQLFLADRMASVGTLAAGMAHEINNPLAYVMTNLELMHDALHELGKQLPEGRLADTSEMLAQAEDGAERVRRIVRDLKTFSRGDDEARDSVDIRRVMNVAIRMAWNEIRHRARLVKDFGSVPPVTANEAKLGQVFLNVLINAVQSLPVGDADHNTISVRARQVNKRVVVSVTDTGCGMSPQVIERVFDPFFTTKPVGVGTGLGLSICHNIINALGGDISIQSDVGRGSTIQVSLPLAATQKPQENRPRALPSAPNAGARILIVDDEVGVAKALQRALRDHHVTIALSGREAIRRLREGPAYDLVFCDLMMPDLSGMDLYENTRKSSPGLERRMIFMTGGAFTNRARIFLETVPNPWFEKPFDIHEVRDLVRSKAA, from the coding sequence ATGAAGGCGCTGATCTGCGACGACGACCGCATGGCGCGCAGGCTTTTTACCCAGGTGCTCAGCGAGCGTGGTCACGACGTCACCGAGGTTGACAGCGGCGAGCAAGCACTGGCCGCGTGCGCCAGGAACCGGTTCGAGTTGCTGCTGATCGACTGGGTGCTGCCGCAGATGGACGGCCTGCAGCTGACGCGCGCGTTGCGCACGCTTGCGGGCGGGGACGAACCCGTCATCATCGTGCTCACCGGTCGCGACAAGGAAGAGCACATCCGCTCCGCCCTGGATGCGGGCGCCGATGACTACATCAACAAACCGGTCGACCGTGCGCTCCTCAGCACCCGCCTGACGATAGCGGAGCGCAGCGCGATCGAGCGCACCCAGCGCAAGTTGGTTGGACAACGGCTGGCCAACCTCGAGATCAGCTTCCGGAAGCTGATCGAGGAGTCCCCGGACGTCATCATCGTGCACCGCGCCGGTCGCATCGAGTACGTGAATCGTGCCGTGCTTTCGTCGCTGGGCTATGCGTCGGAGCAACAGCTCATCGGTCGATCCTATGAGACGCTGCTCCACCCGGACGAGCTCGAGGTGCATCGGAGCCGAATGCGGGAGCTGGCACGCACGGACGAGCCAACACGGCCTCTCAAGCAGCGTTTCATGCGCATGTCTGGAGAGAGTGCGTCGGTCGAAGTGGTTTCGCTGCAGCTGGATTTCGCCGGCAAGCCGGCGATGGTCACCGTGGGCCGTGATCTGAGCGAGCGAGAGCGGACGGAGAAGCAGCTCTTTCTTGCAGACCGGATGGCCTCGGTGGGCACGTTGGCCGCGGGCATGGCGCATGAGATCAACAATCCTCTCGCCTATGTCATGACGAATCTCGAGCTCATGCACGATGCGCTGCACGAGCTCGGCAAGCAGCTTCCGGAGGGGAGGCTCGCTGACACTTCCGAGATGCTGGCTCAGGCCGAGGACGGTGCCGAGCGTGTCCGCCGCATAGTGCGCGACTTGAAGACCTTTTCCCGAGGAGATGACGAGGCGCGCGACAGCGTCGACATTCGGCGAGTCATGAACGTCGCCATCCGCATGGCCTGGAACGAGATCCGGCACCGAGCTCGGCTGGTGAAGGATTTCGGCTCGGTCCCGCCGGTCACGGCAAACGAAGCCAAGCTGGGACAGGTGTTTCTCAACGTGTTGATCAATGCGGTTCAGTCCCTTCCCGTCGGCGACGCGGATCACAACACGATCAGCGTGCGTGCTAGGCAGGTGAACAAACGCGTCGTTGTATCGGTGACGGACACCGGCTGCGGCATGTCTCCTCAAGTCATCGAGCGTGTTTTCGATCCCTTTTTCACGACCAAGCCCGTGGGCGTGGGCACCGGTCTCGGCCTTTCGATCTGTCACAACATCATCAACGCCTTGGGAGGCGACATCAGCATACAATCCGACGTGGGGCGAGGGTCGACCATCCAGGTGTCGTTACCCCTGGCCGCAACGCAGAAGCCGCAGGAGAACAGGCCGAGGGCTCTTCCAAGCGCGCCCAATGCGGGCGCGCGGATTCTGATCGTGGATGACGAGGTTGGCGTCGCCAAAGCCCTGCAGCGGGCACTGAGAGACCACCACGTGACCATCGCGCTGAGTGGACGCGAAGCCATCCGGCGCCTGCGGGAGGGCCCAGCCTACGACCTGGTGTTCTGCGACCTCATGATGCCTGATCTATCCGGCATGGATCTGTACGAGAACACGCGCAAGAGCAGCCCGGGCCTCGAGCGGCGCATGATCTTCATGACCGGCGGCGCCTTCACCAATCGAGCACGCATCTTCCTTGAAACCGTGCCGAATCCGTGGTTCGAGAAGCCTTTCGACATTCACGAAGTGCGGGATCTGGTGCGCTCAAAGGCGGCCTAG
- a CDS encoding dipeptidase yields the protein MGRAKAKVGSGAHCGTAEARALHAQCPAIDLHADALMWSRFVGYRLTRAHEPPLPQAWFGGHVDVPRMLQGGIGAQFFGLVSTPLIDLNLNSACHRQIDCLEQAIADSRGQLRLARSAEEIEQAHEQGALAALLGIEGAHCLRGSLLELERFAARGVRYLGLLHFYRNAAGAPARGFGAARGRGLTAFGRELVERCESLGVIVDLAHINARGFWDACEQAKKPLIVSHTGLAGVHPLWRNIDDEQLRSVARLGGVVGVIFVPRYLGRNGIDAVVDHLLHVVRVAGEDVAALGSDWDGMIRPTRGLEDASRLPNLTDALLARNLPQRVIRKILRENVLRVLRDVPPRIDLEQGGCARGNAQGGHAGKVGL from the coding sequence ATGGGCCGCGCCAAGGCAAAGGTAGGGTCAGGGGCGCATTGCGGTACGGCCGAGGCCAGGGCCCTACACGCGCAGTGCCCGGCCATCGACCTGCATGCCGATGCGCTCATGTGGAGTCGCTTCGTGGGTTACCGCCTCACTCGAGCCCACGAGCCGCCACTGCCTCAAGCCTGGTTCGGTGGGCACGTGGACGTGCCGAGGATGCTGCAGGGCGGGATCGGGGCACAGTTCTTCGGTCTGGTGTCCACGCCCCTGATCGACTTGAACCTCAACTCCGCCTGCCATCGGCAGATCGACTGCCTGGAGCAAGCGATCGCGGACAGCAGGGGCCAGCTGCGGCTGGCGCGCAGCGCAGAGGAAATCGAGCAGGCCCACGAGCAGGGCGCGTTGGCCGCGCTCTTAGGCATCGAGGGGGCACACTGCCTGCGCGGGAGCCTGCTTGAGCTGGAGCGCTTCGCGGCTCGAGGCGTACGCTACCTCGGCTTGCTTCACTTCTATCGCAACGCCGCTGGCGCTCCCGCGCGCGGTTTCGGTGCCGCCCGAGGACGGGGGCTGACTGCCTTCGGACGCGAGCTCGTGGAGCGCTGTGAGTCGCTCGGCGTGATCGTGGATCTCGCTCACATCAACGCACGCGGATTCTGGGATGCGTGCGAGCAGGCGAAGAAGCCCCTCATCGTGTCCCACACGGGTCTTGCGGGCGTGCATCCCTTGTGGCGCAACATCGACGACGAGCAGCTGCGCTCGGTGGCGCGCCTGGGTGGCGTGGTCGGAGTCATTTTCGTGCCGCGTTATCTTGGCCGGAACGGCATCGACGCCGTGGTAGACCATCTCTTACACGTGGTACGCGTGGCTGGTGAGGACGTTGCCGCCCTCGGGAGCGACTGGGACGGAATGATCAGGCCCACACGGGGGCTCGAAGATGCCTCCAGGCTTCCCAACCTGACGGACGCGCTTCTAGCACGAAATTTGCCGCAGCGCGTTATCCGCAAGATCCTGCGAGAGAACGTGCTGCGCGTCCTTCGCGACGTTCCGCCGCGGATCGACTTGGAGCAGGGAGGCTGTGCTCGCGGCAACGCGCAGGGCGGGCATGCCGGAAAGGTAGGTCTTTGA
- a CDS encoding acyltransferase family protein has protein sequence MRDRRVPTTSFALVRDHKGRAGKFRTALDSVLDRAVGMSSRALGDDLDRRLAALSLQANEAGFDAFGADSFTMRCTLPWVAYMYRWYFRAETTGIERIPKGRVLLVANHSGQIPIDGVMIVASLVLDGDPPRLARGMIDKWIATLPFFSIWFPRVGQAIGSPENARRLVEREEALVVFPEGIRGISKTFDKRYQLTDFGLGFMRLALETKTPIVPIAVIGGEEQYVSVANWKSFGQFLGIPSFPVVPQLLLYPFPFPTKYRMVFGEPLHFQGDPDDEDAAIEEKVWVVRTTIEGMLRRGLKERRAVFW, from the coding sequence ATGCGTGATCGTCGCGTGCCAACAACTTCCTTCGCTCTCGTACGGGATCATAAGGGTCGTGCCGGCAAGTTCAGGACCGCGCTGGATTCGGTGCTGGACCGGGCGGTCGGCATGAGCAGCCGTGCGCTGGGCGACGACCTGGATCGACGTCTGGCGGCGCTCTCGCTGCAGGCAAACGAAGCGGGCTTCGACGCGTTCGGGGCAGACTCCTTCACCATGCGCTGCACGCTGCCATGGGTGGCGTACATGTACCGTTGGTACTTCCGGGCCGAGACCACGGGCATCGAGCGCATTCCCAAGGGTCGAGTGCTGTTGGTCGCCAACCACAGCGGGCAGATCCCGATAGACGGCGTCATGATCGTGGCCTCCTTGGTGTTGGACGGGGATCCACCCCGCCTGGCGCGCGGAATGATCGACAAGTGGATCGCGACGCTGCCCTTCTTCTCGATCTGGTTTCCACGGGTGGGTCAAGCGATCGGCTCACCGGAGAACGCTCGGCGGTTGGTAGAGCGCGAGGAAGCACTCGTGGTTTTCCCAGAGGGCATTCGAGGCATCAGCAAGACGTTTGACAAGCGCTATCAGCTGACAGACTTTGGTCTTGGCTTCATGAGGCTGGCGCTCGAAACCAAGACCCCGATCGTTCCAATCGCGGTGATCGGCGGGGAGGAACAGTACGTGTCGGTAGCGAACTGGAAGTCGTTCGGGCAGTTTCTTGGCATACCTTCCTTTCCGGTGGTGCCGCAGCTGCTGCTCTACCCGTTCCCGTTTCCCACCAAGTACCGCATGGTGTTCGGAGAGCCGCTGCATTTCCAAGGTGATCCGGACGACGAAGACGCGGCCATCGAGGAAAAGGTGTGGGTCGTCAGGACCACCATCGAGGGCATGCTGCGACGGGGTCTCAAGGAACGACGAGCCGTATTCTGGTGA